In the genome of Bufo bufo chromosome 9, aBufBuf1.1, whole genome shotgun sequence, the window CTGGATTTGGCAGGAGCCGTGGATTGTGGAATTTCTGGCAGCAGCCGGGTCATCGGAGCGTTACAGTGTATCAGGTTATCGCTGGCCGGAGTGTAGACaagtgttacattgtatctggTTGTGTACAGGCTGCTGTCAGCCTCGTTACATTGTACCAGTTGTATATCGGGTCACCTATAGACCGCCACTCGGGCTGTACCTAGTATCCGCCGCAGTCACGTGTCCCATTGTATGTAGGATTATGTCTGGCATCAGAGATCGACTGTTCTTAGCCGTTACGTTGCATCGGGATGTATGCAGGACTGTTACGTTGTATCGGGGATGTATGCAGGACTGTTACGTTGTATCGGGGATGTATGCAGGACTGTTACGTTGTATCGGGGTGTATGCAGGACTGTTACGTTGTATCGGGGTGTATGCAGGACTGTTACGTTGTATCGGGGTGTATGCAGGACTGTTACGTTGTATCGGGGTGTATGCAGGACTGTTACGTTGTATCGGGGTGTATGCAGGACTGTTACGTTGTATCGGGGTGTATGCAGGACTGTTACGTTGTATCGGGGTGTATGCGGGACTGTTACGTTGTATCTGGGGTGTATGCGGGACTGTTGCGTTGTATCTGGGGTGTATGCGGGACTGTTGCGTTGTATCTGGGGTGTATGCGGGACTGTTGCGTTGTATCTGGGGTGTATGCGGGACTGTTGCGTTGTATCGGGGTGTATGCAGGACTGTTGCGTTGTATCGGGATCTCCTGGATTATTTCCTTTTAGTAAACTGATTTTGTAGTTGAATCTGGAGCCTGTAACGATGTGATTCTTGGAGGAGGATTATGGGTTTACGCTTTGCCTCAGACGCTGCGTTCCTCACGGTATTTTCAGTTTACGTTGTGCTTGGCGGCTcctttcacagattttttttgggggggcatttAATTTTTGTCGCTCTATAGAATTCTGTTGGAGGCTTGTTCCATCCATTAGTTCTGTTTGCACCTCATAGGTGGCATAATACGTGTCCTTacatctgcttgctgtcaggaaaTGGGAACACTTGTGGTTTACAttgtagggctcattcacatgcggGCGGATTTGATACTAGCGCAGGAAATGGAAGGAGATCTTGTTTCCTCTTGTGATTTTTGACTTGGTAATACTGATGAAACCTGCAAGGTGTGCACGAGGCCTGAGGGTCCGTCCGGACGCGGTCCCGCTCACACAGCTGCAGGACTCCGAGGACGGTTCTGACCGCGGACCTTTTACCGGTGTCCATCAGATGCCTCCTACACGGCTGGGTGACTCCCATACACTTGACTGGGAGGTGTAATTCACTGCCAGCAATCGGATCTTGAATGTGATGAGGAAGTGAAGCGCACgttattagaaagttgcagaacgtGTCCTGCAAGGAGGATAAAGCCGCATTTACATCCAAGGGGAAACTCCCTTTTTAAATTCTATCCCATGGTGCTCGTTGGGGTCAATGAGTTTGGTGACTTCATGGCGATTCCTCTGTGCtgcagtgaccccccccccccactataggTCAGGGTCTTTCTTTACATGTTGCCCTTTGGAATCCAGAAAACTACttgatgcttggatgtatagaggTGGAAGACGTGAACCTTGACCAAAAGTTAATGAATGACTTCAAGTGCGGCATAAGATGTGTGAGCGGCAGAAATTGCAAACGCTGCCGCTTCCCATCTACCATCTTGACCTTGGTGGCCTCCACCTCTTGTAAAACGCATGGTCTTCTGGAGGGGTCTGCGCCGCTCGCTGTGCCTTTCCCAGGATCCTCGTTCTTTCTGGTCCTGGGAAAGTGAGGGCTGAGTGCAGACTGGGGGAGAGGAGTCGGTGGGGACCCCGTGTGACAGCTGTGAGACGTATGTACGTGaaggaggggggcacatatatacaTAACCCACCAGTATCTGCACGTTTGCAGACGGCGCCGGAGACTCCTGGGTAGTCTGTAATCGCCTGTCTTAAAGCGCTGTGCCTTTAAAGCCCCTGAGAACTGAGCTCTTATGTTGTGGGGATTGTGACAGTCTGTTAGTTATTGTTTGTTACATTGTTGCAGGGTCTGCGCTCACTTCCTGTGTTTGGCTAACCCATCCATCTAAGGGTGCGTTCACAcgactgcggatctgcaaaacactgataccggccgtgtgcgttccgcattttgcggaccgcacatggccggcgctatatagataatgcctgttcttgtccggacaagaatagggcatgctccatattttttgcggggccgcagaacgtaACAACGGATGTGGCCCCattgaacggatgcggatccatttgtaCGGTTGTATGAGGCGGTCACGGCGCTCCACATTGTACCTTGGTCCCTTCAGTGCTGGACTGAGATATCAGGAGACAGAAGGGGTCCCTGCTGACTACAGAGCTGTGACCCCCCGCCCCCATTCCCCAATCTTCATAGGTCCATACACTAGTCACAAAAGAGAAACCTCATTTACTTAGTTGCAGCTTTGGCTgtaactggagtataagacatgatatAAGATGATCAGCACAAAATAACAAAGAATTATTTGGGTCTTAGGTTCTGTAATGAATCATGTGACCCGGCTGACGCCACTGGATCTCCTCAAGAACCTGCAGGGGGTCACACGCTTGAATGAAACCTTTGGGTCTCCCTTAGAGACGTCCTGGCTGCTCAGATACAATGTATCGCTCTATGCGGGACGTCTCCAGGGAGGTGGAGCGCCCCTTTAAGTCTTGTAACTCCAGGTTCCGATCATTGAGAGCTGCGCGGTTTCCTCGCGTCCTCACCGCCACTGTCACATGTTTCCTATCAGTTTAGTAAAATCGTGGCATCTAATTCTGTGCTGATGGAATGAATGGGAATTAATGGCGGACGCTTttcttatccttttttttttagactAAATCATCATGTCTGCCGGAAACGCCAAGATCGGTAAACTCGCTCCTGACTTCACCGCAAAGGCTGTGATGCCCGATGGACAGTTCAAGGACCTgacgctctcagactatagaggtgTGTGGCTCATGAAGTGTTAATGCGGAGGTTTGTGAAGTCGTAGGACCCCCCCGGCCATACATTTGATATAGCAGAGCGTTTTCCCAGCCACTCTCCCGGACCCCCATTACACGCGCAGGCTGAACGTACATATCTCAATGGGGAGCGGGTGGTCACCTGTGGCAATGCCTCTGTTTCCACTCCTCTTCTGAGAACAGGATCAGACATGTTGAGATCGCTCTGCCTGATCCACATCTTCCCTAAAGTCTACAACTAGGGGAGGGTTGGTAGTCGCCATATACATTAGACGGCAAGCTTTGAGGTCTGTTCACACAAAGCAGTCAAACTGCAGGTTATTAGCACAGACCTTCATCTGAATAAACTGCGATGTGACTGCGCCGTGTGAACAGACCCTAAATCCATCACTTCTCGCCTCGCTGCCTAGAATTGTCCATGGTCACTAGCCCCCACTAATGGACCCAGTCTCCGTTATCTGGCGGTGCGCAGCACCCATGAAGATAGTGGTGTCCTCCACAATGGGGCTTCTGTCGGGGACGCCTCACTCCATTATTCACCTGTGAATGGGGCAAGAGCTGATCTGTCGGACCATTGTGTCGCCTTCCACCTGCAGGGAAGTACGTCGTCTTCTTCTTCTACCCCTTGGACTTCACCTTTGTTTGCCCCACGGAGATCATCGCCTTCAGTGACCGCGCGGAGGAGTTCAAGAAACTAAACTGTGAGGTCATCGCGGCGTCCGTGGACTCTCACTTCTGCCACTTGGCCTGgtaggtcccttgctgcagcgtcgGGTGCTAGAGTCCAGGATTTGGGAATGTCCGAGGCGCTGGAGACATCGGAGCGCAGTCGAGTTTCCGTTTGTCTCCACCTTCACCAAGATCTctgctttctgtcagtaaatgatcCTTGCCTAGTTTTGCTCACATACCTGGttggttacaatgtgtcagtgcagGTACAGACTATCCTGTCTGCACTGTACGACGCAGGGCTTCCACCCACTGAATAGAAACTACGCTTTCATTCACTGACTGCAGGCAAAGACCGCTACATGTCAGAGGCGGAATATTCAGGGTTTGAGCAGGGGGCTTGGATTTGTTCTTGCTGCACGTTTGTCTTGCGCTggatcagctctgctatgtccgaTTACTGTGGATTCCACTCTTAACCCTTCTATGTCTCTGCTGCTCAGGACCAGCAGTCCCCGGAAAGATGGCGGCTTGGGCTCCATGAAAATCCCCCTGGTGGCCGACACTCTGCGCACAATCTCTACAGACTACGGTGTCCTCAAGGAGGACGAGGGGATCGCCTTCAGGTGAGGGGACcagtgttctgcagcagctgtgaccGTCACTTAGTGGGCAGCCATTGTACACAATGGCAGCAAGAGGAGTGTGGCCCCAGGGGATAAGGGGCCCTAGTGTGGTAAATCTTTCACTCATAAAAAGGGTTAATTTAAAGGGCCCCAGAACAAAGTGTGAGCTCTGTTTCCTATCCGCTTGCTGACGTCTCCATGTTTTCTTGGTTCAGAGGCCTCTTCATCGTGGACGACAAAGGAATCCTGCGTCAGATCACCATTAACGACCTGCCCGTCGGCCGCTCCGTGGACGAGACCCTGCGGCTGGTCCAGGCCTTCCAGCACACGGACAAGTATGGCGAAGGTGAGTGGTCTGTGCAGGGGACCGGACAGGCTTCACTTCCGAAGTTTGAGGTTCCATGTACCTCATGCCGGAATGGAATGGTTTGGTTAATATTAAGCCCGCTGTGTTCTTCAGGGGTTTTATTCCAGAactcaccatgctttacacttctGTTGCTCCCCTTgtctcttggggggggggggaggaagttgGAGTCCGTACAATGATAGACTGAGTGATGCCGTCCCCCAGAATTCTCAGAATAAGGGGGTCTAATCATTGTATCTTCCAATTCCCAGTTGAGAATTCTCTGCTTCTTGACTCGCTGTGTGAGCGGagctgttacaatgtgtcagcgcTTTTCCTGCTTTATTTACATAAGAGTAGGTGTGATGGGCGTGAATGGGTGATAGGGCACAGTACGGACGTTAA includes:
- the PRDX1 gene encoding peroxiredoxin-1; protein product: MSAGNAKIGKLAPDFTAKAVMPDGQFKDLTLSDYRGKYVVFFFYPLDFTFVCPTEIIAFSDRAEEFKKLNCEVIAASVDSHFCHLAWTSSPRKDGGLGSMKIPLVADTLRTISTDYGVLKEDEGIAFRGLFIVDDKGILRQITINDLPVGRSVDETLRLVQAFQHTDKYGEVCPAGWKPGSDTIKPDVQKSKEYFSKQK